The Canis lupus familiaris isolate Mischka breed German Shepherd chromosome 1, alternate assembly UU_Cfam_GSD_1.0, whole genome shotgun sequence DNA window CATAGATAGGAAAAGCAGAGTGGCTGAgaagaacagagaggaagggataaaggaagaggaagactgAATCTGGAAGGACCATCTGAGTCCCATGACCAGCCATGTCTGAACCGAAAGAACACTGAGATGGCTGCAATGTCAACCCCAAACTTGAGCTGTTTGATGCTTCTGAGTCCCAGTTCTCATCCTGGGACCTCTCTAGCACTTAACTCTCAAAGGAGTCAAGAAAGGATGCTGGAAATGCAAGGCTAGAATAACAGGACAACCAGAAGAATGAAAGGAGTGTGGGAGATGGTGGCATTGTGAATGGAAGGGCCTAAAGAGGTAGCAGTTGCAGAGACACGGCTGCGATCAGTCCGTGGAGCCCAGGGACCTCAGTGGTACCCGAAGACCCACAGGGTAGGGCCTCTAAGGAGGCTAGGGCCAGCCCAAGATACGAAAAGGTGGAGGTGACTTCCTGAAGCGAGGATACGTGTCGAGATGGACGCCAGGTCGGGTCTGAGGAGGCGCAGGGCATGGAACGGCCACTCCCCCGAGGGGAGGACTGCGAGCCTGGGCAGAGGTCGACGGCTGAGAGGACCCCGTGAgcacccctgcccagccccagcgCTGGCTCAACCGGACCGCCAAAACTACTTGTTCCACAACGCTCCAGGTGATGACGGCAGGTGGCCTCAGAGACAGACGGGGACGTACAGCGGGAGCCGCACTGGGTCGCAGAGGTGCTGAGAGACTGAGCACCGGCCGCACCCACCCACTGAGCGCGGTGCCGCGCTGCACACCCGCCCGACCGTTTCCATGGCGACAGCCGGACGTCATAGAACCGCCCCACGCCGCGTCCTCCCGCCCTCCGAGGCACGCTGAGCTGTGTGCGATCGTTGTGGAGGCTGGCCACACAGCGGAAGATCGCAAAGCGTGTCCGCTGGGTCTCGGGACCTGCTCCGAGAGGGTCCCCGCCCCACGTCCCATCTAGTGTCCACCCATGTAATCTCCCAAAGTGCTTACCACTAGCACAATACGCGTTTTATTTACTAGTTTACCTCATCCAGAATCTCCGCGAGCCAGTTGCTTTTGCGATGGGACATCGAGGTTGCTCGACCCCGCACTCTCTGAGTAAAGGCTATGGCCTCTCCGGGCTCTGGCCCGCCGTGATCACCTTGCCTCTGTGACCTCCAGGGGCAAGGACCTCATGTGACCCACCCCCACCACAATCTGCAAGGGTGGGCTGCCTACGAAGTGACCATCAACTGCCCTACTTAAAGATGGCGGTGGCACCGCCATTGACTGGACCCGCGAGCGTCCCCGGAAATGACCGCGGGACAGGCGGCACAAACGGAAATACCCGAGTCCAGCCGAAAAAGTCCGAATATTAAGACCTATTGCTGAGCAAcgcggggcgggggtggcggcggccgtggcggcggcggcggcagcggcggcggccgcggcggccgcggcggctgcTGCTTCTGCGCAGGCGCATAGCGCAGGCCGGGCGAGAAGAGCCGAAGAGTGCAAGCGGCGGAAATATCCGAAGCGGTGGGGCGCCCGAGGCCGTTGCGGACCTCTGCGCCGAAGCCGCTGCTGCCGCGGAAGCCGAGCCTTTCTAGTACACGGCAGCCGCCACcgcggccgccgcctcctccttcccctcgAGCCGCAGCCCCTCGCGGTGGGAGCAAGTGAACAGACAAGCGGCGCGGCCGCAGCTGGGCCTGAGGGGACCTAAGCTGgcgagggggaggaggaagcggctggctgggggcggggccgagcgggcCCGAGAATAGCCGAGTCGGCCCGAGCGCCGCCGAGCGAGCCCGAGGCGCCGGGCCAGGCCAGAGCCGGACTACGGGAGCCGACGCGGGCCGCGCGGTGGGCGCGGAGCGGCGCGGCAGGCCGGGCGGGCGGCAGCAGCAGCGGAGGAGGCCGCGAAGGCGGGTTCGAGTGGCGGAGGCGGCGCAGGCGGCGGCAGGGGGCCGGGTGGCCGGGGTCCCGGGCCCcgcagcggcggcagcggcggcggcggcaggatGATCAAGCTGTTCTCGCTGAAGCagcagaagaaggaggaggagtcGGCGGGCGGCACCAAGGGCAGCAGCAAGAAGGCGTCGGCTGCGCAGCTGCGGATCCAGAAGGGTAGGGGgtcgggggatgggggtgggggtcggaAGTCAGCGGCTGGGATGGGGTGATGTAGGAGTCTGGAGTGAGTTAATGCAGTCACCGGGGGGTCAGAGATGTCAGAGATGTGGCCGCAAATGTGGAGGTAGGAGGTTAGGGCCTGGGTTTCGGTGTGATGGGGGATCAGGGGTGAGTAATGCAGTCACCGAGGGGTCAGAGATGGGGGGCCGAATGTGGGGCACTTACAAGACTCGGAAAGCCAGGCATCTTGCATTGGGGACCAAGAATCAGAGAGTCAGGCAATGGAAGGCGAGTAGGAACCTGGGGACTCCACAGAGTATGAGAACATGGGTGATAGGCAGAGGAGATTGGATAGTGGGGGCCAAGGATTGGAGATAGGAGTAGGAGAGGATTTAGTGAAGTATATTGGGGTCATTGGGAATCAGAGTGAGATGGAGTGAAGTAAGTTTTGGGCACTGCGATTTGTGGGTCTGGGGGGGTCACATGGCAATTTGGGGTTTGGGGTGACACGTGGAGGAGGGAAGAACAGTGTGTGCTGGGGACTGGAGATGGGGGTAGGGTTAATTTAGACTAACATGCTGGGTGCTGGGAATCTTAGAGGCAATGTTTAGAGGGGGTACAGGAATGGGAATTCACATGTCTGAGGGTTGGATGGGTACCTGAATTTAGGATgacaagcagaggagaggagggatggTGGGGACGGCATTGGTTAGGGGCAGGGTCCTTGGATTTGGGTGGTCAGGTGGGGACCAGCAGTGTCTACTAGAAAATGGAGGTCATGGCCGGGGATCCTGGTGTTTGGGGTAGTTGTAGGCTCTTGGGGGGCCACACAGGGGTGGGAGTATTTGGGGGCTGGGGGGTTGGGTACGCAGCTGCTGGACGCTGAGACTTTAGGCTGTGGATTCGGAAGAGTTGGAACTTATCCCGGGCCGGGAGCTAGAGCATAACCACAGTTTACAATTCATGTTTGAGTTGTGCTGTGGATCTAGAAGAGCCTGCCTGGAGACTAGAAAGCAGAAAGAGTAGGGAGAGGGTTGGGGGTGTGGGGCACAGCCCAGGACAGAGCCCTGAGGGTCCTGGAGGAGGCCATGGGTGCTCTCCTGGCACCTGCACCTCCGAATGCCCTTGtctttccatctccctttccctctcatcGTTCCCCTTCTTTGCTATGCAAACCCAGACATAAACGAGCTAAACCTGCCCAAGACGTGTGACATCAGCTTCTCAGATCCAGACGATCTCCTCAACTTCAAGCTGGTTATCTGTCCTGATGAGGTAAGGGTACACTTAGTTGGACTCTGAGGCATGGGCCAAGGGGTCTGGGAGAGCACTTTGAGTTGGGAGACTTAGTTTACCTGCCAGGCGCTGCAGGATGATGTCCtaacactttcttctttctctttgcagGGCTTCTACAAGAGTGGGAAGTTTGTATTCAGTTTtaaggtgagtcccaggtgggcaGGGATACCTCCGTGGCTGAGGAGGCAACAGCTGAGGCCCCAGCCAGGCACTGCTGGGGCACTTTTctatcttctctcccttcttggaGCCAGGTGGGCCAGGGTTACCCACATGACCCCCCCAAGGTGAAGTGTGAGACGATGGTCTATCACCCCAACATTGACCTTGAGGGCAATGTCTGCCTCAACATCCTCAGGTGAGGGCTGTGACTTTGGATTGCACAagtctctgtcccttccttccctaTTGTGGTCTGTGGTCCTCTGTCTTCATCTCCATGTTTTCTTCCTCAAGTCTTGACCTTAGCTTTCTCCCTGGCCTGTCCTGCTGTGCGCCCTCCTCCTAGCCTCTCACATCTGCACTGTCCCGTGCCCTGGAGCTGACTTGTTCAGTCCCAGCAGGCTCTGTGTTGGCCATCCACTCACCAGCCCCTGACCTTGATTCTCCCTCCACAGAGAGGACTGGAAGCCAGTCCTTACGATAAACTCCATAATTTATGGCCTGCAGTATCTCTTCTTGGTGAGTAGGGGTAGGTGGGGAAGGCTGGGGAAGGTTGGCCCTTTCTGCTTTAAGGGCCTGTTGACCCCCACCTATACCGGCCACAGGAGCCCAACCCCGAAGACCCACTGAACAAGGAGGCCGCCGAGGTCCTGCAGAACAACCGGCGGCTGTTTGAGCAGAATGTGCAGCGCTCCATGCGGGGTGGCTATATCGGCTCCACCTACTTCGAGCGCTGCCTGAAATAGGGTTTGCGCACACCCACCCCTGCCAGGGCCACCAGCCCCGGCGTCccctgcaaatatttattgggggCCACAGGTGGGGGGCATGGGTGGCCGGTGGGGGAATCCCATGCCCTGAccttgcctcccctccctgccacccgctcctagttattattttttttttaaaccaccatGTGATTAAGGTCGGCGCTGCCTCCGACCCACTCAGCAATGGGAAATGAATTGGCTTGTCTAGCCCCCAGCTGGGTGCTGTCCAGCCCCCCACTCTGGGCTCTGGGGTGGGTGGCCAAGGGGACTGGGTGGCTGGGGCTCGGGCACCCTACCCCTCCACCACTGGAGGTCCCACCAGGCTATTAAAGGGGAATGTTACTGCATGGCTTCTGCCTCTTACTTCTGTGGGATTGGGAGGGGCAGGTCATATACACTAGCAAGAGTGGTGGGAGATATGTGGTCACAGGTGGCACTAGGACACCCCTCAGCAGGCTACCCAGTTCCTGGAGCAGCCTTGGGGAGTAAAAGGGGGCAGGAATACCTCAGCCTCAGGCTGGGTGGGATGAATCCCAGTCTGGGACCAATGAGGGGCAGGATCCAGTAACCACTTGCTTCCTGCTTGGTAAACCAGTATAAAGGAAAGCCCATGCCACCTCCAGTTCTGCCCCCTTCTGCCATGGTTGGGCCCACCAAGGAACCCTCCCTGGTGTCACCAGGTGCCTGAGATCCAGAAACGGAAATGCCATGGTCCGTCGGATGGGCTGGGCCCTCTGGTGGGTGCGGTGGTGGGATGGCGTGGCTGGGTGGAAGGTGCCCAAAGATGCACCAACCCAACGACGTCTAGGATCCCAGGCCTGGCTCGTCCTGGAACCTATGGAACACCGTCAAGCAGGCTCTGGAGAGACGGAAGCTGGCGCGCATGCGCCTGGATGCATGCCGGCTCCAGGAGGCGTGCGCACGCGCGCTCTTGTCCCCGCCCATCGCTCCGGGTGCCGGTGGAGCGTGTGACGTCAGACCACTTCTTCCGGAAACGGCGGCGGCAGAAAGAACGGAGGGGCTATCGTTGGTGGGCGCGCCCGAGGATCCAAGTAGAGAGGAGCGTAACCCGGAAGCGGAAGCGGGTTCCCGTCCCAGCTACGGTGAGTGGCCCCTGCCGGGCCGCGGGTCCCGGGTGGGTGCGTGGGCGACGGCAGAGGAGGGCTTCTTCGCCGGGATGTCGACTGCCTCGCCCATCCCCGAGACCCTGGCCTCATCTAGCCACTTTGCTCTCTGGGTGCGGGCCTCCCAACACCCTCCAGGTTTTGTCCTGGGTgaaccaggcaccccaacaccCACCATCCCGTTCCTGGACCCCAGACTCTTCCAGATCTACAGAACTCCCTAACGTCTATCATGTCCTTAGTGTACTGGGTGCCCAGACGCCCTGCAGCCATATTATTCGTACCCAGGTTCCCTCCCCACTCAGGGACCCCCAAATCCGAATGGCATTCATACGTTCTGAAGCTTCAGAACCCCTATATCCACTTTGTTCTTGGTACTCAGGTTGTCCACCTGCCTTGCCATCCCATAGGGCCCCCACAATTCCCGTCCTTGGCGCTCAGGGTCCCAAATGCCCCAGTGCACCCTCACACATCCACCTCCATTCTGAGCCTGTCAGACTCCAAGGCCTCTGGGCTGGAGAGGCAGGCTGAAGCCTTGAACTTCCTTGGGGGCTCTATGATGAAGGGATGGGGTGGGTATGTTGTGGAGGACTTTCAAATCTTGCTGCCCCCACTTCTGTGGAATAATTTCAGTGTTCCTGGCTGCGTTTTAGCCTTCTATTAAGGTTTCCTCTTCCTGCTTAGCCCCTTCGCATTTTGCACCACCCTGCCAATATACATTGTGACCCTggctctgcttctgctttttctgGGCCCCATACCACTTCACAGCTAGGCTTCACACCACTTGTCACAGGCCCATTAGTGGGCTACTGCTATCATGGACCTGTTGTTTGGGCGCCGGAAGACACCGGAGGAGCTGCTGAGGCAGAACCAGCGGGCCCTGAACCGTGCCATGCGAGAGTTGGACCGTGAACGACAGaagctagagacccaggagaAGAAAATCATCGCAGACATCAAGAAGATGGCCAAGCAGGGCCAGATGGTGAGCTCAGCTGGGCACAGGTTGGGACACAGGATCAGGGGCTATAGTTGGGTCAGGTACTGCTATAACTATAGAGCATGACAGGATACCAACAGGTGCCTTGAGAGAAATTAAGGGCAAGTATGGGGCTTCCCTATTTTTGGGGATCCAGAAAGGCTCTTCCCAGGAGGGGATGCCAGAGCCACAAACCTTAAGTAATGAGGAGTGAGCCTGTGAAGATCCAAACTACCAGTGTGTCAGATGAGGAACCACATGTTCCATGAGGGAGTTATAGTTGAATTCAGAGTAGATGGTAGGCCACACAAGTTGAAATCCTGGGCCACAGTGGGAAGTGAGTCAAAGGGTTTAGTTTTAATGCAAGAGAGATGTAGCCCAGAATACACTGTGACCTGAGTGTCAGTAAAAGAATGGGGATAGCCTGAACCAGTAGGGAGCAAAACCTATGACAGTTTGAACCTGAGCAGCTAGGTTGAAGTGGTTCCATTTCCCGGAataggcaaggcaaggcaagcaTTTGGGAAGTCAAAAGCTGAGCTATGGATCGATTCATTTGGGGTAGAGCTTGAGGTGTGAGCCTTtgtgagatggagagagaggcactCTTCAGCCGGGATAGTAGTTCAGAAATAGGCATTTTAAGAGAGTGACTCTAGATATGGAGGGAAAAGGGTCCCTATGTGGAGTGAGCACAGCCTTCCTTCCAGCACCTATGGGTTAGAGAGGTCAGAGTAGAGGAGCCTGTGGAGTCATGACCCAAGAGGCATGAGGATGaggttgggaggagggaggggccagTGAACACTGGATTAAGCCACACGTAAATATCTGAAAGCATCTTGGCCCATCCCTGCCACCTTTGTGCACTCTTCAGGACGCTGTGCGTATCATGGCAAAAGACCTGGTGCGCACTCGGCGTTATGTGCGTAAATTTGTGTTGATGCGGGCCAACATCCAGGCGGTGTCCCTGAAGATCCAGACGCTGAAGTCCAACAACTCAATGGCACAAGCTATGAAGGGGGTCACCAAAGCCATGGGCACCATGAACAGACAGGTACGCCTCTCCCAAGCatccccccctacccccccccaccAACTAGTCCCCAACTAACCCTCCCCCCACATCACTTCCAGCTAAAGTTGCCTCAGATCCAGAAGATCATGATGGAATTTGAGCGGCAGGCCGAGATCATGGACATGAAGGAGGAAATGATGAATGATGCCATTGATGATGCCATGGGTGatgaggaagatgaagaggagagGTTAGGGGACACCAGGTGTGGGAAGGGTGGGGATGGATGCCGGGTCCTCAAACATAACCAGGCCCTCATAaacttcttctctcttcccaagTGACGCTGTTGTATCCCAGGTCCTGGATGAGCTGGGATTGAGCCTGACAGATGAGCTGTCAAGTGAGTGCGCCCAATTTTGGGCCCTGCCCCACCCAACAGTCCAGACAAAacccctgaccccctcccccacagcatTATTCCTTTCTACAGGAGCTCTCCTAACCCCCACTCTCTGTAGACCTCCCCTCCACCGGAGGCTCACTCAGTGTGGCTGCCAGTGGGAAGAAAGCAGAGGCTGCTGCCTCAGCCCTAGTAGATGCCGACGCAGACCTGGAGGAGCGGCTCAAGAATCTGCGGAGGGACTAATCACCCTATACTACCATGAGTGGGAGGTGGGCAATCGATGCCCAGTTTTGCTGTACTACTTCTGTAATAAAAGATTGGACACTAGTTCCTAGGCCTGTGTGACTGACCGGACTTGGGCCAGGCTGGGGTCCCTTGGCAGAGGTCACATACAGGGTTTGGTAAAGGGGCAGTTGACACGTGGCCAAAGGCCAAGTACCAGAGTTGTTGGGATATAAGAAAAGGTAGGCTGGATTGCCTCCCAATTTGTGGCAGGAATTGACAGGTCGTCTCCACATGTTCAGGGTTTGGGAGCTGAAGGTCATCTGTGAGCTCTGCTTCCATACCCCTCCCAAAGCCTCCAGTGCCTTGGCCTATCAGTGCCTATCACCTCCAAAACAGTCGGGTTCCCAGATACCCTTAAGTCTGGGCTCATCTGCCAGGAATCCTCAGCCCACCCACACTGTGGTGCCATCTGATGAGAAATGGTTACACCCAAGTCCAGGAAGTACTCAGAAAGAATGACCACCATGCAGCTGTGTATTTGGGGCTACACCCTGCCTGCCCATTACCACCTACAGGGGCACCCAAAAGCCTACAGGATGTGTACCATGCAACCCTCCCACCTACCCAAGACACTGGAAAAGCCCAAGGGGGATGCTCTTCCCTACTCCCTGGACACCAAAATGGCTCAATGGTTCAGGAGTGCCCCACACCTACTCCATCTACCAGGGCATGGTGAGGGAATTGCAGAGACCAAGCCCTAGGaccactccccccaccaccaaatGCCTGAGGAACTGGTGAAGTTTTTATTAAATCCACATAAGTAAAAACCATATTGtgaggggttgggggatggggccACCAAGAAGTAGGAGCCAGGCCACCAGAGGGggaggtagggggaggggaaTTTGACAGGACAGAGAACATTGCCAGGCCGGGTTGGCCTGAGAGGCCACAGACTCAGGGGCCATCACCAGGACCACTGGATAGCTCCTGGGCACTCAGGCCAGCACCAGGCAGGCTCAGGGGGGGGGGCTCCACCAGCACAGCTGAGAACTTGGTGTCACCAAAGGCCTCGTTCATGCGAGTCTCGAAGAAGCGCTGCAGGCCGATGATGGACTGCACGTCTGCCTTGTCCTGAGCCGGGCAGATTGCAGTGGATGGATCCtagctctccctcctcccatcacccctaaccctacccccctCCCAACCCTATTCTCCCCAAGCTCACCTCTGTCAGCTTGTTGAACTGCTTAAACATGCGGCCCACATCCTGGGCAAACTCCTGGGGGGAACTATATGGGGGTGACAACTTCTCCTGGAGACGGGCACGGATCAGGGTCAGGTCCAGGGTGCCACCAGGCTGATCCTGTAGACAGACCCCACAGGCTGAAAGTGAGGCCTGGCagtccctcccccaaccctctctAAGTCCTAAGACTCACCAGGGAGAAAGTAGAGTCAGTAGCCAGCTGGTGCAAAGGTCGGCAGGGCTCATGACAGAATAGGGCCAGCAAGACACGCTCACACTTCTATGGACAAGACAGAGAACAGAGTCAGGAGGGTAGGACTATTGAGCTACTCCTAAGGGAATAGGACCCCACCCTCACCTGCTGGTTAGCTGGCGAGAGCTTGGCCACCACACCGGTGCTATCACCACTGTCCAGGCTCAGGCTGCCATCTTCCTCTTTCAGATCGGGTAGTACATGGCAGAGAGAGCAACTCCACTCCTCCCTGGATGGAAGGAGAATGAGGAGCTGCAAAGAACCTGGCCCAGCCCTCCACCCTGCACAGACCCCACACAAGCCTCGCACCCTGGGACATCCTGCAGGGCAGGCAGGTGGCAGTCCAGGTGGAAGCAGAACTCGCACTGGTTGCACATGACTAGATCCCCTGGCTTCTGGCAGACACGGCAGATGGTGGCACTGTCATCCAGGGCACCTGGACCACCGGCTGGGGCTGAAGTGCCCTCTGGAGCCACTACTTCTAGACCTGAACTGGTGCTGCCACTGGGTGAGGCCAGGCGGGGGCCCTCGGTACCAGGGCCCTCCGCCAGAGCCATCAGCACaggcttggtctcaggaccctcCGTGGCAACAGGCGGAGCTCCAATGGCagcttctgtctcttcctcctaCAAGGATGTAATAGGTGTTAAGCAGGGTGCAGACCTGGATGCTCATTTCCTACTCATAGTCACTTGAGACAGGCTCACCTTGACTATGGCCATGCCAGGTAGTGGTggggccccaggggccccaggtggAGCAGATCCAGGCtgtccagcagcagcagctgcagcaccACGCTCAATAACAATGAGATTGTAATCCTCAGTGGTGCTGCCTGGGAAGACCTTGAAAACTGGTGGCTGGCTATCAGCCGTGAGATCCAGGTCTAGGCGCTCGAGGCTCACCCGTGGCACCTTGCGCATGAGGCCACTCACCTCCCCCTCACCTGAGCGGGACCTGTGGGTACAGGGGCAGCATGATGTTAGGACACCCATCCCTTTGCCCATCTGGCTCCACAAAAGGATAGCCAAACTCACCGCTTTACACCTgacacatggggctctgcactcgaATAAGGATCATCTGctcagaaaatacagaaagagataGTAGGTTAGGGACAGACCTAGAGCACTGAAGCTCTCCCACCTACAAGGTActtacctgagccaaagccatAGCCTTCCTGTACCTCCATGGGCTGTGGGTAAAGCAGGTGGACCTCAGTGGGCAGGTGTCCCATAGGACCCCatgtccccaccctccccagcccacgattcccccccctcccctgctcacctgGCTACTGCCAGAGCCCTGTTTGCTCAAGGGCCCTGGAGCCCGAGGAGGGGCCATGGACGTAGGGCCTGTTGAGTTGGTGCCAGGACGCTCTGCCACAATCTTGCCTGCAAAAATGAGATAAAGTCAGCTTAAGACCCAGtgtcaatcaaaaaaaaaaaaaaaaagacccagtgTCTGGAGCAATAGCAATATTCAGCAGGATAAAGAAAAGGACAAACCAAAAGCCTCTGCACTCTTGGTCCAGGCATTAAGGTCCCATTGAAATTTCATCTCGCCATGTGGCTCTACAGGGTCCACAATCATCTTGAGGGCCCGATGCAGTTGGAAGTAGATCTGGAGATAGAGCAGTGCATGAACACACAGCAAACAAGGCTGCAGGGTACTGAGTGGCACCTGCCTGGAACCCACCACTGAGTGCCCACCAGCACACACCAGCTTCTTGGAGAGCAGCAGGGCCGTATTGTTGTCACTCTCCAGAGCCCAAGAGGCAAAGCGCAGGATGTGTTCCTGGTGCTTCTGGATCTTGGTCATGGTCCAGTGTTGTCGTTCCAGGCGCTCCTGCTGCCCCTCAGTCACCTTCTACAGGTAGACAGaacaaagaaatcaaggaagaagaCACCAAAGATGGCATCAACAGCCAGCAGAGAACGCCAGTCCCCAAGATCCGACTACCACAGATGGGGTCAGCAGCCAGCAGATGGGACCCAGAATCCCTCCCCCCTCAAACAGGGTATACCTGAGCATCATTGACCAGCACACGGCCCCGCTTGTTCAGCTCCTTCATGATCTGCAAAATGGCCATCTTGACATCTACCTGCACACGCTTCTGTACGTCAGACACCTGGCGGATCCTGGGAGGCAGAGTGAACCAAGTCGAGAAGGTGATCCCCCAGAACTGCGCCCAACTACGGCCCTGGCATCCACACTTACGAGCTGCGAACCTCCTTGGTGTTCTTCTGCAGTGTTGCATGCTTATCCCCAAGGCGCTTCACCAGCGAGGCCAAGAGCTTGCGCTGGTTCCTCACTGCATCCTCCAGAAACTGGTATCTGAGGACAGACAGAAGTGGGCCTGGGTGCTGAACCATGCTAACAGACAAACCCACCAGCATCCTCAGTACTCACTGGTGGTCCTTGTGGGCATTGAGCTGGCAGTCCCGGCAGGTGAGGGTGTCACAGCTCTCACAGAACAGCACAAGGGGTTCGTGCTTGTGCACATTGCAGTACACCGTGCGCTCACCGTCCCTTGATTTGGCTGGCCCTGGAGAAGAGAAACCATGAGGCTGAAGCTCATCCTCAGCCATCTCCAACTCAAGTAGAAGACAGAACTTGAGGCCTTGCTTCCTGCCTGTCCTGCAACCCTGGGCTGTCTGCTGGGAAAACTCAAAGCCCTGCAACAGTGGCCAGGGTAAAGCACAGGCCTGTAAACCTAAATCTTTCCTCTCAAAATCTTCAGCCCAAACCTGACCCAGAAAAATCACTCCTCCTTCTAGCTACTGATATTGACAACAAAATCTGAAGACTTTGGCAGAGACCTTCCTCTTACTATTCCCTCTACTAGAACCTTCCCAAATGGATACTCAGGAGAGCTCTTCCATCTTGAAAAGCACCACTGGCTCCACTCCTCCACTCGCAGTAGGTTCTGTCCAGCAGAGGAAGGCACTCTGGCTACTGTGCCATCCAAGCATATAAAATGTTTGCTTGCTGGTGTAgacaaaaacaaatcagaaactaGAGACACTATTCAAGCACAGCTTCCTTAGAAGCCATACTTTGGTGATCTACCCTCtcgagtaaaaaaaaaaaaatgcacaaaccaCTTATATAACCCATAGACCTACAAAGGATCCAGGCCTTACAAAGCCTTCTCAGAAGAGGTGAAATGTCAGACCACAACCCTCACAAAGATGTCAGAACCCCTCTTCTGAGGGGAGAGTCCTGGTACTTTGAGTAATACCACCTAAAGACCAATATACTACCTCACCCCCAACCTGTCACCATCATTAAAAAGCTGCTTGAGACAATCTATCCCTCTTTCCTacccaatcccatttacaacctGGCTGTATCATCCCAGCCCAAAACACACGACTTTGAGATACAAATCAGCCAGACCATGGATCCTCTAATACTGCCGCCTCCTGTACTCTGCCCTTTGCCTTAAGCCAGGACCTCCTACAAATCCCTGCTCTTCGCTCCTGGCTCCTGATTCCTCGTGCCCCCACAACCACCATCTCCATTATTATTTTCCTGCCAATGCTCTGCTCTAGGACTGAGAAGCCACAATGTAACTACCAAAAGGCGACCCAGAGTGTTCTGGAACAAAAAAACAGGATAAACTCAGAAAGATCCCAAGCCCTTTTCTTTGCCACTACCAGCGTCTACAGGAGTCTCTTAATACCTACCTGAGTGAAACACTCTCTAAATACCTACCTGAGCTGAACATGTATAACCCAAAGTTCTAAGAC harbors:
- the UBE2M gene encoding NEDD8-conjugating enzyme Ubc12, with protein sequence MIKLFSLKQQKKEEESAGGTKGSSKKASAAQLRIQKDINELNLPKTCDISFSDPDDLLNFKLVICPDEGFYKSGKFVFSFKVGQGYPHDPPKVKCETMVYHPNIDLEGNVCLNILREDWKPVLTINSIIYGLQYLFLEPNPEDPLNKEAAEVLQNNRRLFEQNVQRSMRGGYIGSTYFERCLK
- the TRIM28 gene encoding transcription intermediary factor 1-beta isoform X3 — translated: MAASAAAASAAAAAAASGSPGPGEGSAGGEKRAAASSAAASASASASASSPAGGGGEALELLEHCGVCRERLRPEREPRLLPCLHSACSACLGPPAPAAANSSGDGGAAGDGAVVDCPVCKQQCFSKDIVENYFMRDSGSKAATDSQDANQCCTSCEDNAPATSYCVECSEPLCETCVEAHQRVKYTKDHTVRSTGPAKSRDGERTVYCNVHKHEPLVLFCESCDTLTCRDCQLNAHKDHQYQFLEDAVRNQRKLLASLVKRLGDKHATLQKNTKEVRSSIRQVSDVQKRVQVDVKMAILQIMKELNKRGRVLVNDAQKVTEGQQERLERQHWTMTKIQKHQEHILRFASWALESDNNTALLLSKKLIYFQLHRALKMIVDPVEPHGEMKFQWDLNAWTKSAEAFGKIVAERPGTNSTGPTSMAPPRAPGPLSKQGSGSSQPMEVQEGYGFGSDDPYSSAEPHVSGVKRSRSGEGEVSGLMRKVPRVSLERLDLDLTADSQPPVFKVFPGSTTEDYNLIVIERGAAAAAAGQPGSAPPGAPGAPPLPGMAIVKEEETEAAIGAPPVATEGPETKPVLMALAEGPGTEGPRLASPSGSTSSGLEVVAPEGTSAPAGGPGALDDSATICRVCQKPGDLVMCNQCEFCFHLDCHLPALQDVPGEEWSCSLCHVLPDLKEEDGSLSLDSGDSTGVVAKLSPANQQKCERVLLALFCHEPCRPLHQLATDSTFSLDQPGGTLDLTLIRARLQEKLSPPYSSPQEFAQDVGRMFKQFNKLTEEI
- the CHMP2A gene encoding charged multivesicular body protein 2a isoform X1, encoding MDLLFGRRKTPEELLRQNQRALNRAMRELDRERQKLETQEKKIIADIKKMAKQGQMDAVRIMAKDLVRTRRYVRKFVLMRANIQAVSLKIQTLKSNNSMAQAMKGVTKAMGTMNRQLKLPQIQKIMMEFERQAEIMDMKEEMMNDAIDDAMGDEEDEEESDAVVSQVLDELGLSLTDELSNLPSTGGSLSVAASGKKAEAAASALVDADADLEERLKNLRRD
- the CHMP2A gene encoding charged multivesicular body protein 2a isoform X2, with the protein product MDLLFGRRKTPEELLRQNQRALNRAMRELDRERQKLETQEKKIIADIKKMAKQGQMAVSLKIQTLKSNNSMAQAMKGVTKAMGTMNRQLKLPQIQKIMMEFERQAEIMDMKEEMMNDAIDDAMGDEEDEEESDAVVSQVLDELGLSLTDELSNLPSTGGSLSVAASGKKAEAAASALVDADADLEERLKNLRRD